In the Alkaliphilus oremlandii OhILAs genome, one interval contains:
- a CDS encoding ABC transporter ATP-binding protein produces MAEKLIEARNLKKYFNTKKGLLHAVDDVNFYINKGETLGLVGESGCGKSTTGRVVLRLLEATDGEIIFEGKDILQFNKEQMRQMRQEMQIVFQDPFASLNPRMSLSDIIAEPLVVNKVFKDKADMHKRVRELMETVGLAERLANVFPHELDGGRRQRIGIARALALKPKFIVQDEPVSALDVSIQAQILNLMDDLQKEMGLTYLFISHDLSVVKHVSDRIAVMYLGKIVELTDYKTIFKTPQHPYTQALLSAIPVPQIDVQRDRILLEGDVPSPVNPAPGCRFYGRCKYRQEICKQEMPELKNIGNETYVACHFTGNLKPAKK; encoded by the coding sequence ATGGCAGAAAAATTAATAGAAGCTAGAAATCTGAAGAAATACTTCAATACAAAAAAAGGATTACTTCATGCAGTAGATGATGTAAACTTTTATATCAATAAAGGAGAAACCCTAGGATTGGTTGGAGAATCCGGGTGCGGTAAATCAACTACAGGTAGAGTTGTATTAAGACTGCTAGAAGCAACGGATGGAGAAATTATATTCGAAGGCAAAGATATTTTGCAGTTCAATAAAGAACAAATGAGACAGATGAGACAAGAGATGCAGATTGTATTCCAAGACCCATTTGCATCACTCAACCCAAGAATGAGCCTTTCCGATATTATAGCAGAGCCATTGGTTGTAAACAAAGTATTTAAAGACAAAGCCGATATGCATAAGAGAGTAAGAGAGCTTATGGAAACCGTAGGTTTAGCAGAAAGATTAGCCAATGTATTCCCACACGAGTTAGATGGTGGAAGAAGACAAAGGATCGGTATTGCAAGAGCCTTGGCCCTAAAACCAAAATTTATCGTACAAGACGAGCCTGTATCTGCCTTAGACGTATCCATTCAAGCACAGATATTAAACCTGATGGATGACTTGCAAAAAGAAATGGGGCTGACCTATTTATTCATATCCCATGACCTGAGCGTTGTAAAGCACGTAAGTGATAGAATTGCGGTAATGTATTTAGGAAAAATAGTGGAACTGACAGATTACAAAACCATATTCAAGACACCGCAGCATCCATATACACAAGCGTTACTTTCGGCGATTCCAGTACCGCAAATCGATGTACAAAGAGACCGAATCCTTCTAGAAGGAGACGTGCCAAGCCCAGTGAATCCAGCACCAGGCTGCCGTTTCTATGGAAGATGTAAGTACAGACAAGAAATTTGTAAACAAGAAATGCCAGAGCTAAAAAATATCGGTAATGAAACCTATGTAGCATGTCATTTTACTGGTAATTTAAAGCCTGCGAAAAAGTAG
- a CDS encoding cob(I)yrinic acid a,c-diamide adenosyltransferase: MKIYTKTGDRGETSLYDGKRVKKDDIRVESYGTIDELNSALGLARNFIEDQEIVEIIYGIQRELFNVAGELATENTDNFKGKVDETQIQALEKIIDDYLEKMPKMDKFIIPGSNKASASLHVARTVCRRAERRILTFSREEDVSPLLIKYVNRLSDTIYALARYLESDLRYVDFKK, from the coding sequence ATGAAAATATATACTAAAACAGGCGATCGTGGCGAAACGAGCTTATACGATGGAAAAAGAGTCAAAAAAGATGATATACGGGTGGAAAGCTATGGCACCATTGACGAATTAAACTCTGCGCTGGGCTTGGCGAGAAACTTTATAGAAGATCAAGAAATTGTGGAGATAATTTATGGCATACAGAGAGAGTTATTTAATGTTGCAGGTGAATTAGCCACAGAAAACACAGATAATTTTAAAGGGAAGGTTGATGAAACCCAGATTCAAGCTTTAGAAAAAATCATCGATGATTATTTAGAAAAAATGCCAAAAATGGATAAATTCATCATTCCAGGCTCAAATAAAGCTTCTGCTAGTTTACATGTTGCTAGAACTGTATGTAGAAGAGCGGAACGACGGATATTAACTTTTAGTAGAGAAGAAGATGTTAGCCCTTTATTGATTAAATATGTAAATAGATTATCAGATACCATCTATGCATTGGCAAGGTATTTGGAAAGCGATTTAAGATATGTAGATTTTAAAAAATAA
- the hpt gene encoding hypoxanthine phosphoribosyltransferase, translating to MYNDVEEVLFSKEDIAKKVKELGEIISKDYKENDDLVIIGVLKGANVFMADLMREITIPVYIDFMAVSSYGYSTESSGIVRILKDLDLEIEGKHVLIIEDIIDTGLTLKYLTDNLKSRNTKSVKICTLLDKPVRRKCDLKVDYMGFEIPDKFIVGYGIDYGERYRNLPYVASLKPEVYNK from the coding sequence ATGTATAATGATGTAGAAGAAGTGTTATTTTCTAAGGAAGACATCGCAAAGAAAGTGAAAGAATTAGGGGAGATAATCTCTAAGGATTATAAAGAAAATGATGATTTGGTAATCATAGGCGTACTAAAGGGAGCCAATGTATTTATGGCAGATTTAATGCGTGAGATTACAATCCCTGTATATATTGATTTTATGGCTGTATCCAGCTATGGATACTCTACAGAGAGCTCTGGTATTGTAAGAATATTAAAGGATTTAGATTTAGAGATCGAAGGAAAACATGTACTTATTATTGAAGACATCATAGACACAGGATTAACGCTGAAATATTTAACAGATAATTTAAAATCAAGAAATACGAAAAGTGTGAAGATCTGTACATTGCTAGATAAACCTGTCAGAAGAAAATGTGACTTAAAAGTAGATTATATGGGATTTGAAATTCCTGACAAGTTTATTGTTGGCTATGGAATTGATTATGGGGAGCGTTATAGAAACCTACCTTACGTAGCTTCTTTAAAGCCAGAGGTATACAACAAATAA
- a CDS encoding restriction endonuclease — protein MKEQKRRYIGSQKVYNEIMNKTTDEMKVYIKKVFGVMGFTELNFKKVDQRHILLNSVYKEEKIMLLFNIYKNDLDVELKEVKEFIDGMSDSGIKKGILITTSDFTKDSYNYIKNFNENYSILLLNKDKFLKIIENRGLFPTGEEIDEMIESKISKRHKNWDKYKKAAMSKGKVKSYIALSIYLIIAAWYTTFTVYYMVISGLILAFAVITFLLNRREEEEDTIDFEKLLNDM, from the coding sequence ATGAAGGAACAGAAAAGACGCTATATCGGCAGTCAAAAAGTTTATAATGAAATTATGAACAAAACCACAGATGAAATGAAGGTGTATATCAAAAAAGTATTCGGTGTTATGGGCTTCACTGAATTGAATTTTAAAAAGGTAGATCAGCGTCATATATTATTAAACTCTGTATACAAAGAAGAGAAAATTATGTTATTATTTAATATATATAAAAATGATCTCGACGTAGAACTGAAAGAAGTGAAAGAGTTCATCGATGGTATGAGTGATAGCGGTATAAAAAAAGGAATACTGATTACAACTTCTGATTTTACAAAGGATAGTTACAACTATATTAAAAACTTTAACGAAAACTACTCTATATTATTATTAAATAAAGATAAATTTTTAAAAATTATTGAAAATAGAGGATTATTTCCAACTGGTGAAGAAATTGATGAGATGATAGAGAGCAAGATTAGCAAGAGGCATAAAAATTGGGATAAATATAAGAAAGCCGCTATGTCTAAAGGTAAAGTAAAAAGCTATATTGCTTTGAGTATCTATTTGATAATAGCTGCTTGGTATACAACTTTTACTGTATATTATATGGTGATTTCAGGTTTAATATTGGCTTTTGCGGTCATTACTTTTTTATTGAATAGAAGAGAAGAGGAAGAGGACACCATTGATTTTGAAAAGCTATTAAATGATATGTAG